AGCTCTTGCGCCTTCCAAGTGATCTCGAGAAGATCGTCCATCTTGCCAGTCACGTTTTTGATCTTGTTACTCAAATTGTCCGCCAAAGCAGACAGATTGCTGACCGGTACGTTGTAGTCGAGCATCTCCGAGACAAGGATGTTGGCTTGGTCCGCCTGATCCGTAGCCCGATCCCTAAAACCGACGAAGGATACTTCTTGGATCTTCCTCAGAATATCCGTGGCTTCTTTCAACGAGCTCTCCAACTTTGCGCCAGTCCCCAGCTCGATGTTCAGGGCTAACGATTCAACCTCAGCGACGGTGGATTTAACAAAGTCTATTTCCCCGATCACATCGTCTTCCAGGAAATTCATATCTTTCAAAGTATTCTCTGCGGCCTCTTTCCATTTCTCACTGTCCTCGGCGGTATAATCGATCCCTCGTTTCTGGTTCGACACCTCAAGCTCCAATCTCTTCACCTCTTGTTGGAGAGGGAGGAAGTTCACTCTGCTAGGGTCGAGGAGCTTCACCTCGGGATACAACTCGTTCACCGTGTCGTTGATGAATTTCAAGCGTTGATTAGTGAAGTAGCTTTCGGCGACTGTGCTGTACTCCCTGAAGACGGGGTCCAACAACTCGGATAGTTCGTCAGTGACGTCCAACAAGTCGCTGGTGCAAGAATCGCAAGCGAAACAACCCTGTCCCGGGATCAGAACGTTCCTGTAAGGACAGTGGTCGCATTTCTCTCCGATAACACCTGGTAAACAGCTGCATTGACCGGTGGTAGTGTTGCAGGACACTCCGACAGAGTATCCTGTGTTACAGCCGCAAGAGGCGCATCCTTCGGGACCGTAGTTCCAATATCCTGGGATACATTGGTCGCATCTGCGTCCCGTGACCCCGGGCTTGCATTTACATTGACCCGTTACCTCGTCGCACTGACTTCTCTCCGAAGCTATTCCGCATTCGCAAGCTTTGCATCCCTCGCAGGTGTCGTAACCATAATGATCGTCCGCGCAGCGGTCGCACGTTTCTCCGACTACGTTCTCGTGACAGAAGCACTGGCCCGAGTGACTGTCGCATTCCTTCATTCCGCATCTTTCACAGGCACAGCTACGGCAATCTTTCCTCTCGATCGCGTCGCCAAAGTAGCCTGGTTTGCAGAGGCTGCATGCCTCCCCGTAAGAGTTGTTCAAACACTGTAGACACTGTCCGGTTATAGAGTCGCAAGCACCAACTTGATTGGTGTCGATGTTACCGGAACACTGGCAAGGTTTGCAGTAGTCCCCGGAGACCTCAGGATTCCCGTAGTAACCAGAAGCGCAGACCTGACAACGGGCACCGTAATAGCCTGTGACACAGTCGCAACTAATCTTATTGCCTTCTTCGTTCACCTCGCAACCGGTCGCAAAGTTGTTGCTGGGTATTGGTAAGGGACAAGCGCAGATCAGACAGTCGGTCGGCGTTCCTCCAGTTGCGTTTCCGTAGTAGCCTTCTTCGCAGAACTCGCAATGGTCCCCGGTGGTACCATCTTTGCATTCCAAGCATATGCCAGTCTCGACGTCGCAATTGTCCGCGTGCCCGTTGCACTCGCAACGAACACAGTACCCTCCGTGAGACCCAGACTGTACCCTGTAATATCCTGGCGCGCATTCCTCGCAGGAAAGTCCCTGATAATTCGGTGGACATTGGCATTGTTCCACGCTGCTGGCTGGAACGTTATACTGGGACGAATAGTATTCCGTGGTTACCTCCAGGCTCGCATGGGACAAGGTCGCGGAGATGCTGGGGTTCCAGTACATGGCTCGAATGTATATTCCACGGAGATCTTCAAGAACCATCATCAGTTGTTCTCTGGTAGCGCTGAGACGATTTTGGGTGAGGAAGTTTACCTCGATCAATTCCACGGACGTCTCAAAGTTGAGGAACGACGGTGGTTGTTCATCGGCGTAATAAAACAGAGTCATGTTGGCACCCTGGAGGATCACGTCGGCTGCGCTGACCGCGTTACCAAACGGTCCAGTACTGTAAAAGACTGAATACCTCAAGGATCCACCGTAGGAGGTCAATTTCTTTCCCAGGTACGTATCCGAAGCTGAGAAGTAGATGATCTGCCCGAAAGTATCGTTGGTAGTGAGTCCAACGACGATGCTGGTCTCGTTATACTCTTGAGGTATCGTCATTAAGTACGTCAGATTTCCACCCTTCTCGCTCGACACGACCAATTCCCAGCCAGTCATATCGGAAACGTGGGTCCTGTAGAGATTCGCTGACACGCACCTGGTGGTCTTCCCAAAACAGAAACACTTGGTGCAACCTTCTTCGTTGCTCTCTTGGATGTTGAACGTACCTTCCTTGCACACGTCGCAGGCTGAGCCCTGAACGTTCGCCTTACAGAAGCACTCGGCTGTGTACTGGTCGCATATCTCACTGGTGGTTCCCCTGGTGTCGCAGTCGCACCTCTCACAGTGAGGGAACTGCGAGTAGCCAGCCTCGCACTTGTCGCACTGCCTTCCGACTACGTTCTCTTTGCATTTGCAGCTACCATTGAAAAGATCGCATTGTAGATCACCGCCGATCACACCTAAAGGAGAGCAGTTGCACTCCTCGCAACCAATGATCGGATGGAACCCGTAGGTACCAGCTTCGCATTGATTGCACCGTTCACCTGTGACCCTGGAGGGACAAATACAAGCGCCAGTTTCTGGTTCGCAGAGAGCTATACTTGGACAGTTGCATGGTTTACAATTCGGGAAACCGTAGAATCCTGTTTTGCAGATTCCGCATCGCCTTCCGATGATGTTGGGCTTGCACGGACACTGTCCACCAAACTTCTCACACTCGAAGCTTATCGTGCCGTCGATGTCGCAGTTGCAGGGCAAAGCGCGATTGTTGTAGCTAGCAGTGATAGAGAAAATCGAGTCGCGACAGAAGCCTTCCTCGGTAATGTTGATGTGGAAGTGATTGTAGCCACACTTCTTGATGAACTCTTTCGTCTGATCGAACTGGATCTTCTTGAGAATCTTCTCGTTGTACTGCTCGGTTGGAACGACCAGAATATAGTCGAGCCAGATGCCTTTACCGGTGCTTTCCTTGAAGGTGATCATAAAGTTCTCGATCAGCTGAAACCTGATGTTACCATCCACCTGTTTCACGACGCTTCGACAGCCACTATTACTGGGACAATGAGGAACGGACATCTTAGCCTCGTAAAACTTGCCGTTCTGCAACAAGACGTCGAGTTCGTATTCCGGGTAATCTGGTTGATAGTACTGCACGATAAAGGTGTAGTCACCAGGTTGCACAACTTTTGCGTGGATATCGACCGTGGTGTTCTTGTCGTCCAAGTAGATGAGCTTACTGGCGTTGTCGTAGATACCATAGGGTCTGTTTTCAGACTGTGGAATCGTGCTGCTGCTTTCGAATTCGATTTTCTTCGCTTCCGCAGCACCGGGGAACTGACCTTTCACGCACTTGCCATCCTTACGAACGCATATGGATTTTGGTTTCACATAATCCAGGGACCATTCGTTATAAGGAATGGCAACGACGGAATCGATGGCGACGTTCGAACTAGGCTCTCCTGTTAGAATCAAGCTGATGTAGTTCGAGGGGAAGTTCATCGCGGCCACTCTACCATAATTATCGGTCACGACCTGTCGGCAAATACTGGTGTACTTGCAAGGATAGAGGGTGGCCTTTCCTTTTCCAACGGTGTTGGCTTCTATAAGTAACGTGGACGTGGAGTTCTCATCTTTCGGCGTGACGTAGAGCACCAGCAAAACGTGTGGAACTGGCTTTGAGATTCTTAGGTCAAAGTGTATTTCTTCTTGTCTATCGTTGATCAAGGGAAGCTCGTCTCTGTTAACCTCGCGCAGGATATCTCTCTCAGTGAAATATTCGGTCAGAGGGATCCTGACGTTGTTTTCATTCAAGAATCCACCGGCTCCGTGAACAGAGTCGAACTTCGTCAAGTTAGGATATCCGTAATGACGACAGAGCCCCTTCGAACCGACCTCGCATGGAATATTTACATCCTGAGTTAAAATAGTCGCTTCGTAATACTCTGATGGAAGTAGCACAAAGTAGTCGAGGAAAAGGCTCTTTTTGGTAGCGATGCTGATGGACCAATGACCGGGGTTCATCACCATGGGGGAAGGAAGATTACCTTGTGGTCCCGCCACGGTTACGAACGATGGTTTAACGGTTGGCTTGAAATTCACTTTGAATTGTTGCTCCACTTCCGATGGATTTTCAGGAGTAATGGTAATCGTACCAAGAATCGGTTCATTGTTAGGGTTCACGTACTTCAAGACCATTCGGTACAAGGATGACTTCTGGATGTATACGTCAAGAATAATTTCGTCCTGAAGAGCAGAAAACACCGCGTATCCCTTCCAACTGTATCCAGGGAAGTGTTCCTCGGTGAAACCGTAACGAACTGGACTGTTGCTGGGTGTTCTGCCGTCTTCTGCCTCGTACTGAAATTGATGGAGGGTAGGGAAATAGTGAGCCTTCAAGGGTTCCTTACAGGTGAGACCGGTGACACGTGGTTGACACTGACATTGGCCTGTTTGCTTGTCACACACCGAGTTTACTGCGCCACCAATGTCACAAGCGCAATCTATCCGTTATAATAAGTATTAGATTATTGCACATTAAATAGCCGATTAATGGTACCTCGTATAAATAAATGACCTACCTGTACAGCCgaagaaatttctttcttctagATTGTACGTTCCATCTATACACTGGTCGCAACTTCTGCCCATCACTCCTGGTTTACAGATGCACTGACCGTTCTTCGTGTCACACTCTCCGATATTTCCAATAACGCCAGGGATGTTACACTGGCAGTCTTGAAAGCAAATAGAAAACTCGCACAATTGTGAATACACGAATAAAACTATTGTGCCCTTGCAATTCAGATGTCGAGCTTACCTTCGCAACCTTGAGGATTATAAGGCTGCAAATTCCAGAACAATGGCTTACACTGGTTGCATATCCTTCCTTCCACGCGGTCCTTGCACTGACACAGCTCGCCAGCAGGCAAAGAACCACACCCTTGGAAGGTTTCAAGGACTCCAGCTGGGTCACAGTTGCATCCCTCGCAAGTTGGAAAATTGTAGAAACCCTCTTTACACTGGTTACACCTGGCTCCATCGAAATTTTCCCGGCACTGGCACTTACCCTCTGCGTCACAGGAGGCGCCGATAGAGCCATGGCTGTCGCAATTACAGGCTGCAATGTTCACACACCAATTCCATTAATGAATCTTCATCCTAATAATATTGTAGTACATAAAAATCAAACTTATATACCTATACACTCTGGATACATGAAATAGCCAGGACTGCACTGATTACAAGTCCTTCCAGCAAAGTTGGTGAGACAAGTACATTTTCCTGTGGCATCACAGCTAATAGAGGATGATCCAATCGTGCTGCAATTGCATGGTCTGCAATTTGGATACCCGTAATATCCACTGATGCACTGGTCGCATCTGGCACCGCCATATCCTTCTTTACAGAGACAGGCACCATTCGATTTGTTGCAAATGCCAGGTACTGTTCCACGCGTGTCGCAGTTGCAATCTGAAAAAGCAACGTTAATAAATTTTGTCTTCCGGCAAGTACAAGTAAAGCCATTGTAGAGCACTTACATGTACAAAAAGGATAATTGAAGTAACCATGCTCGCAAATATCACAAGTTCGTCCGCCAAAGTTGTTCTTGCACGTACAGTTGCCGGAAACCACGTCACAGATCTCGTCCAGAGAACTCGGCAGATTACATTCGCAAGCTGTCAATTACATTATTCATTGTTACGTCAATAAGTACATTATCCGAGGAAGCAAAGTTCAGTACGTTATGAAAATAATCTTCCTGACACGCTTTCGATTTACATTCACCTTCAAGAACGAATCACGAAGTTTCTCTTATCTTAActtaacaattattattcattctgACAGTCTCATTGACGCCGACAACGAAAAGTTTTGTACATATTGGTAAAAGTATCACTCACGTAAGCACTCGGGGAAGTTATAGTATCCTTCCGCGCAGAGATTACAATAATGGCCGGCGTAATTCGGTTTGCAAGGGCAAGAACCATCGATCGCCTCGCAATAATTTCCATCGGTTCCGTTCAAGTGACACTGACAAGGTACACAGTTTGGATAGCCGTAATACCCAAAGCTGCAACTGTCGCAATCCGGTGCAGTGTACTCCTTACGACACTCGCATTTACCGGTAGCATCCGCGCAGTTTCCGGTCGAGTAGAAGACATCGCACTGACATGCTGTAAAGATACGAATAAAGACTACTTAGTAAAGTTTCGACAATTTTACTAGTTGTCGATAGAAGAATAGCATACGTTGACAAACGTCAGTCGCGTTAAGTGATTTGTCTTGAGGTCTGTAGAACTTGGGTTTGCATCGATTGCAGTTAATTCCTTCCGTGTTGTCCCGGCAATTCTGACATACACCACCACCCTCGTAGTTTCCATGAATATCCAGAGACAAATGTTTCTCGTCCACTTCCGCATCGTACTCGCACTCGTCCGAGTGACCAAAACAGTTGCAAGCTGAAcaggataattaaaaaaataatatcgtAGTCAAATTTTATTGTACAATCGCATGCAAGGATGGTTGCTCTGGGTTAAGGGGAAACTGCCCCTTAACGGATGGCAACCGTTCTTGCCCGCGTGTATACCACGCTTGTAAAGGTGCGCAAGGGGCTTTAACATCATCTTACGTTCACACGTGAACTTTTTAAACGCCGTGGACTGCCGCCACTTCTTCTGTTCGAACCCTTTGCAGCAGGTAGCACACTGAGGGCCACAGGTGTTGTGCTGGCATCTGCAAACGAGTTTTTTCGGCATCTTTGGGTCCAATATGTCGCAGGTATCCGCATGGCCGTTGCACATGCACCTTCCACCAATACTGATGTCTTTGATAGAATAGAAATACTGAAACatggttttttattttactcaATTACTCGCACATAAGTTAAATATGATCCATGTTAGGGTCCGCTTACTCTTCTAGTCACGGTGGGATCCTCTCGCACCAAGGACATCAGATGTCCAAGCAAGTTTTTCGTCCTCAGGAAACGGAAACGAACGTTCGTAGCTCTGGTCCATTCTTGCAATAGCGTTGAATTGAAATAGTGCTTGGCTGAGGGACGATTATTCAAGATTGAGATCGGTATTTCGCCACCTTCCAACGGCACTATTTGAGAGTACTCTGTAGTACAGATCACGCTGTCGTCTCTGGTGATCGGTTTATAACTATCTACACCGAAGTAAGTTAAACAATCGTTGGCAGTATCGGAGAAATATTGCCAGGGTGACCAGGTCTTCCCATAATCCTTGGATTTCTCGAGCACCCAGAGTCCTGGTCTCGGGGAGTTTGCCATCTTTACGTACACGTACGCCACGTGAAATTCCTGTGGgaataatttgatttattcAGTACTGTTCTCGTTTCGAATAGAGTAGATGTAAGTTGTTCCTCGGTCCAGAGGGTAGAAGGCAAAAACCAAGAATCGAGGGACACATGTGTTTGGTATGGAGTTTCAGTACATTACGATCGTTCCTTCCACCGAAATTCTCGAACACGTGGTCCAGAATGCAGCAGAGAAAGAGTGAGA
This region of Osmia bicornis bicornis chromosome 5, iOsmBic2.1, whole genome shotgun sequence genomic DNA includes:
- the LOC114871097 gene encoding laminin subunit alpha, translating into MAYGFKVCGPSFQRLSTPTAPLPQSLPVLGDLRPVSLYREAVQAPSQHLRVSLLPHSPAERKTAREGQKKGISQPRVIYFVRTRCYKGKQEEEQGGAGSGRQDLSTVRMARWLLIVSLASVLVHQTRNEILTPPYFNLAEGKEIIASATCGVDTPGPELYCKLVGASADQHEDINLIQGQVCDYCDADNPEKRHPPEYAVDGMETWWQSPPLSRGMKYNEVNLTINLGQEFHVAYVYVKMANSPRPGLWVLEKSKDYGKTWSPWQYFSDTANDCLTYFGVDSYKPITRDDSVICTTEYSQIVPLEGGEIPISILNNRPSAKHYFNSTLLQEWTRATNVRFRFLRTKNLLGHLMSLVREDPTVTRRYFYSIKDISIGGRCMCNGHADTCDILDPKMPKKLVCRCQHNTCGPQCATCCKGFEQKKWRQSTAFKKFTCEPCNCFGHSDECEYDAEVDEKHLSLDIHGNYEGGGVCQNCRDNTEGINCNRCKPKFYRPQDKSLNATDVCQPCQCDVFYSTGNCADATGKCECRKEYTAPDCDSCSFGYYGYPNCVPCQCHLNGTDGNYCEAIDGSCPCKPNYAGHYCNLCAEGYYNFPECLPCECNLPSSLDEICDVVSGNCTCKNNFGGRTCDICEHGYFNYPFCTYCNCDTRGTVPGICNKSNGACLCKEGYGGARCDQCISGYYGYPNCRPCNCSTIGSSSISCDATGKCTCLTNFAGRTCNQCSPGYFMYPECIACNCDSHGSIGASCDAEGKCQCRENFDGARCNQCKEGFYNFPTCEGCNCDPAGVLETFQGCGSLPAGELCQCKDRVEGRICNQCKPLFWNLQPYNPQGCEDCQCNIPGVIGNIGECDTKNGQCICKPGVMGRSCDQCIDGTYNLEERNFFGCTDCACDIGGAVNSVCDKQTGQCQCQPRVTGLTCKEPLKAHYFPTLHQFQYEAEDGRTPSNSPVRYGFTEEHFPGYSWKGYAVFSALQDEIILDVYIQKSSLYRMVLKYVNPNNEPILGTITITPENPSEVEQQFKVNFKPTVKPSFVTVAGPQGNLPSPMVMNPGHWSISIATKKSLFLDYFVLLPSEYYEATILTQDVNIPCEVGSKGLCRHYGYPNLTKFDSVHGAGGFLNENNVRIPLTEYFTERDILREVNRDELPLINDRQEEIHFDLRISKPVPHVLLVLYVTPKDENSTSTLLIEANTVGKGKATLYPCKYTSICRQVVTDNYGRVAAMNFPSNYISLILTGEPSSNVAIDSVVAIPYNEWSLDYVKPKSICVRKDGKCVKGQFPGAAEAKKIEFESSSTIPQSENRPYGIYDNASKLIYLDDKNTTVDIHAKVVQPGDYTFIVQYYQPDYPEYELDVLLQNGKFYEAKMSVPHCPSNSGCRSVVKQVDGNIRFQLIENFMITFKESTGKGIWLDYILVVPTEQYNEKILKKIQFDQTKEFIKKCGYNHFHINITEEGFCRDSIFSITASYNNRALPCNCDIDGTISFECEKFGGQCPCKPNIIGRRCGICKTGFYGFPNCKPCNCPSIALCEPETGACICPSRVTGERCNQCEAGTYGFHPIIGCEECNCSPLGVIGGDLQCDLFNGSCKCKENVVGRQCDKCEAGYSQFPHCERCDCDTRGTTSEICDQYTAECFCKANVQGSACDVCKEGTFNIQESNEEGCTKCFCFGKTTRCVSANLYRTHVSDMTGWELVVSSEKGGNLTYLMTIPQEYNETSIVVGLTTNDTFGQIIYFSASDTYLGKKLTSYGGSLRYSVFYSTGPFGNAVSAADVILQGANMTLFYYADEQPPSFLNFETSVELIEVNFLTQNRLSATREQLMMVLEDLRGIYIRAMYWNPSISATLSHASLEVTTEYYSSQYNVPASSVEQCQCPPNYQGLSCEECAPGYYRVQSGSHGGYCVRCECNGHADNCDVETGICLECKDGTTGDHCEFCEEGYYGNATGGTPTDCLICACPLPIPSNNFATGCEVNEEGNKISCDCVTGYYGARCQVCASGYYGNPEVSGDYCKPCQCSGNIDTNQVGACDSITGQCLQCLNNSYGEACSLCKPGYFGDAIERKDCRSCACERCGMKECDSHSGQCFCHENVVGETCDRCADDHYGYDTCEGCKACECGIASERSQCDEVTGQCKCKPGVTGRRCDQCIPGYWNYGPEGCASCGCNTGYSVGVSCNTTTGQCSCLPGVIGEKCDHCPYRNVLIPGQGCFACDSCTSDLLDVTDELSELLDPVFREYSTVAESYFTNQRLKFINDTVNELYPEVKLLDPSRVNFLPLQQEVKRLELEVSNQKRGIDYTAEDSEKWKEAAENTLKDMNFLEDDVIGEIDFVKSTVAEVESLALNIELGTGAKLESSLKEATDILRKIQEVSFVGFRDRATDQADQANILVSEMLDYNVPVSNLSALADNLSNKIKNVTGKMDDLLEITWKAQELASKVDRLNKENRIAAETGNFDIVKNATSEANDDLIAGEGLNRNASWYLEEANRNVEMLKTNAIDDSTEILKRTIMENDQQLVDLIVPVQNAHDHAERLYNRSLDLDSSLTDTRNTDAVKAVSAYKNIETAIQAAREAADDAMDAAENATSLSDGIEQRVLNSQNGSFYLLESARNMLGKTQGTPENQLSDAQADASYITIQNKRNRELLDNIDKALSNIPSPSSTVAQNAMNQVVDVEQKIKQSVNMYGIVDQIPEDLKNAKLLSKNISESSRDISQAKKQLDMIDKYFPNMTELLNSLNTNQKSIDTTGNDLQGKIEALKNKIANARELADRFKVGLTFYRNTTLELKNPENLPLLATSTKVSLYFRTNKTNGFLLYLGNEENGKLPRSKTRDFMALLIESGYPVLIIDLGSGPEKIINNKLVSDNVWRQIIVDRTGKNVKLIVREDIGEGKDRMYEKAHVLPGSYYIFNVDPEHSKLFVGGYPSSFNMQDAVTASSFEGEMEDLVIGEDTPVSFWNFMDGENNQKAAIERDKLINFQPSTGYRFDKHGFAILSKRSFQISPDSKKFSIKLNFKTFAPDGLIYLMGKGRQFLSLEMRDGHVLYQYDLGDGEISLRSTNVYNDGSWHNLEALRFEKKGVLKVDGVHVVNDRATGNSKTLVSSDTIYFGGYPPNAKHPYQPVTHEGFEGCIDDVVIMDTIVDLTRNIQAFGVAPGCPVRFASMVFFEENTSGYVRWHNISVPNALQVNLKFKTLANDGLIFYVTDHEKGVVSYLSLIDGVLVFNSQGLELKTGINGMKFNDNEWHVITATHSGDSLKLDIDDTKNYTTTEAPPTLLIPSGSLYIGGLPAAFGIPPTGAMTPFVGCIGDATLNGVIINFANTTERPHAFLGKCKGGDPSSLPPVVEPEPDGVPLPLPTESPDDNVEGSTQINIIDIDSVEEPDKEEPALEGRGNHDEVPTTMKPTTPAPIHVDQCRLPYYPAVDPDLENTWRFGIARNSLLEYRSLNGRYRNDYDFQIDVKTMAEEGIIFYTSDHANENLIALYISDGRLHYTFDCGSGPALLISGKKINDNEWHIVIFKRQGNYGELIVDENNAVTGYSQGTTDIMNVNPPFYVGGVIPDISSKVQSMIGLDKTFNGCLGNFMVNGQPVGEPINKVGVIPCSKRVEPGLFFYPGNGTNLFKAVDRFTVGRTVDIQMDIKPRSASGHLLSVHGKRDYVVLEMINGTVKFLVKTAKGSIETSFEPTNPNSLCDGNWHNIRAVKQKNAVLLSVDHKAAPAGIGGKNYAGVMSKHPIYIGGHPMLGRKLRGSTSQAQYVGCITNVHINMRPVTLGPERAYGQVIAGVCPTI